A window from Telopea speciosissima isolate NSW1024214 ecotype Mountain lineage chromosome 8, Tspe_v1, whole genome shotgun sequence encodes these proteins:
- the LOC122670402 gene encoding shaggy-related protein kinase epsilon: MASAGIAPSSAVGKSGGNTMSVDKLPEEINEMKIRDDKEMEATIVDGNGTETGHIIVTTIGGRNGQPKQTISYMAERVVGQGSFGIVFQAKCLETGETVAIKKVLQDKRYKNRELQTMRLLDHPNVVTLKHCFFSTTENDELYLNLVLEFVPETVYRVAKHYSRANQRMPLIYVKLYTYQICRALTYIHGGIGVCHRDIKPQNLLVNPHTHQVKLCDFGSAKVLVKGEPNISYICSRYYRAPELIFGATEYTTAIDIWSVGCVLAELLLGQPLFPGDSGVDQLVEIIKVLGTPTREEIKCMNPNYTEFKFPQIKAHPWHKIFHKRMPPEAVDLVSRLLQYSPNLRCTALEALVHPFFDELRDPNTRLPNGRPLPPLFNFRPQELKGASLELLAKLIPEHARKQCPFLGF; encoded by the exons ATGGCTTCTGCTGGCATAGCCCCTTCCTCAGCAGTTGGAAAGTCTGGTGGCAATACAATGTCTGTTGATAAACTTCCGGAGGAAATAAATGAGATGAAAATCAGAGATGATAAG GAAATGGAAGCTACTATAGTGGATGGAAATGGAACTGAAACAGGTCACATAATTGTAACAACAATTGGTGGTAGAAATGGTCAACCAAAACAG ACAATAAGTTACATGGCCGAGCGCGTTGTTGGACAAGGGTCATTTGGAATTGTATTTCAG GCAAAATGCCTAGAAACAGGAGAAACTGTAGCAATCAAAAAGGTTTTACAGGACAAGAGATACAAGAACCGTGAGTTGCAGACAATGCGCCTCCTTGATCACCCCAATGTTGTGACGCTCAAACACTGCTTCTTTTCGACAACGGAGAATGATGAGCTTTATCTCAATTTGGTGCTTGAATTTGTACCTGAGACTGTGTATCGTGTAGCAAAACACTACAGCCGGGCAAATCAGAGAATGCCTCTGATATATGTCAAGCTCTATACTTATCAG ATCTGTAGGGCATTGACGTATATTCATGGGGGTATAGGAGTTTGCCACAGAGACATTAAACCCCAGAATCTGCTG GTTAATCCTCATACTCACCAGGTCAAACTTTGTGACTTTGGGAGTGCAAAAGTGCTG GTCAAAGGCGAGCCAAACATATCATACATTTGCTCACGTTATTATCGGGCACCTGAACTAATATTTGGGGCAACAGAATACACAACTGCAATTGACATTTGGTCTGTGGGTTGTGTCCTTGCTGAGCTGCTTCTTGGACAG CCTCTCTTTCCAGGGGATAGTGGTGTTGACCAACTTGTTGAGATAATCAAG GTACTTGGTACACCTACCCGTGAAGAAATAAAATGTATGAATCCAAACTATACAGAGTTTAAGTTCCCACAGATCAAAGCTCATCCATGGCACAAA ATATTCCACAAGCGCATGCCCCCAGAAGCAGTAGATCTTGTTTCCAGACTTCTTCAGTACTCGCCAAATCTGCGGTGCACTGCC TTGGAGGCTCTTGTACATCCATTTTTCGATGAACTTCGTGACCCTAATACTCGTCTCCCTAATGGACGCCCCTTGCCTCCACTTTTTAAC